The proteins below are encoded in one region of Hordeum vulgare subsp. vulgare chromosome 3H, MorexV3_pseudomolecules_assembly, whole genome shotgun sequence:
- the LOC123439482 gene encoding heavy metal-associated isoprenylated plant protein 39-like: protein MVLKAELHDDKQKVKAVKSLAVLHGIEKISVNMRDDMITVIGLFDPIDVVAKLRKVSTHVYIISARPENEAYELTFGYLNRITDFFSPRSVSLVTVGTEWFTRYLYDYYST from the exons ATGGTGCTGAAGGCGGAGCTGCATGACGACAAACAGAAGGTGAAGGCGGTCAAATCACTCGCCGTTCTACATG GAATCGAAAAGATCAGCGTGAACATGAGGGACGACATGATCACGGTCATCGGCCTCTTTGACCCCATCGACGTGGTGGCCAAGCTACGAAAGGTGTCCACGCACGTCTACATCATCTCCGCCCGGCCTGAAAATGAGGCGTACGAGCTTACTTTCGGGTACCTGAACCGTATCACAGATTTTTTTTCTCCGAGGAGCGTATCTTTGGTCACGGTGGGCACGGAGTGGTTTACAAGGTACTTGTATGATTACTACTCTACTTAG
- the LOC123439483 gene encoding 1-aminocyclopropane-1-carboxylate synthase 7 yields MGGMLLPAASAPPLSRVATSSAHGEDSPYFAGWRAYDDDPYDAVTNPGGVIQMGLAENQVSFDLLEGFLREHPEAAGWGGARPGSGVASFRDNALFQDYHGLKTFRKAMASFMEKIRGGKVRFDPDRIVLTAGATAANELLTFILANPGDALLIPTPYYPGFDRDLRWRTGVNIVPVHCHSSNGFQVTVAALEAAYEEAAAAGMTVRGVLLTNPSNPLGTTVERSVLEDVLDFVVRKNIHLISDEIYSGSVFAAPDLVSVAELVEARGGGGDVAGRVHIVYSLSKDLGLPGFRVGVVYSYNDAVVTAARRMSSFTLVSSQTQKTLAAMLSDAAFAQEYIRTNRERLRARHDHMVAGLARSGVPCLRSNAGLFVWMDMRRLLGDGGEATVADELRLWDLMLHEVKLNISPGSSCHCSEPGWFRVCFANMSLDTLDVALARMSRFMDRWNKATTLLQEQHY; encoded by the exons ATGGGCGGCATGCTGTTGCCTGCTGCTTCTGCGCCTCCCCTGTCGCGGGTGGCGACCTCCAGCGCCCACGGCGAGGACTCCCCCTACTTCGCCGGGTGGAGAGCCTACGACGACGACCCCTACGACGCCGTCACCAACCCCGGCGGCGTCATCCAGATGGGCCTCGCGGAGAACCAGGTCTCCTTCGACCTCCTGGAGGGGTTCCTGAGGGAGCACCCGGAGGCCGCTGGGTGGGGCGGCGCCCGCCCCGGCTCCGGCGTCGCCAGCTTCCGGGACAACGCCCTGTTCCAGGACTACCACGGCCTCAAAACCTTCCGCAAG GCGATGGCGAGTTTCATGGAGAAGATAAGGGGCGGCAAGGTGAGGTTTGACCCTGACCGCATCGTGCTCACCGCCGGCGCGACCGCGGCCAACGAGCTGCTCACGTTCATCCTCGCCAACCCGGGAGACGCGCTGCTGATCCCTACGCCGTACTACCCGGG TTTTGATCGGGACCTGCGGTGGAGGACGGGGGTGAACATCGTGCCCGTGCACTGCCACAGCTCCAACGGGTTCCAGGTCACGGTCGCCGCGCTCGAGGCGGCgtacgaggaggccgcggcggcggGGATGACCGTCCGCGGCGTCCTTCTCACGAACCCGTCCAACCCGCTCGGCACCACGGTGGAGCGGTCGGTGCTGGAGGACGTGCTCGACTTCGTGGTGCGCAAGAACATCCACCTCATCTCCGACGAGATATACTCCGGCTCCGTGTTCGCCGCGCCGGACCTCGTCAGCGTGGCGGAGCTCGTCGaggcgcgcggcggcggcggcgacgtcgCCGGGCGCGTGCACATCGTGTACAGCCTGTCCAAGGACCTGGGGCTCCCGGGGTTCCGCGTCGGCGTGGTCTACTCGTACAACGACGCGGTGGTCACGGCCGCGCGGCGCATGTCCAGCTTCACGCTCGTGTCGTCGCAGACGCAGAAGACGCTCGCCGCCATGCTCTCCGACGCCGCGTTCGCGCAGGAGTACATCCGCACCAACCGCGAGCGCCTCAGGGCGCGGCACGACCACATGGTGGCCGGGCTTGCGCGCTCCGGGGTGCCGTGCCTGCGCAGCAATGCCGGGCTGTTCGTGTGGATGGACATGCGGCGGCTgctcggcgacggcggcgaggccACGGTCGCCGACGAGCTGAGGCTGTGGGACCTGATGCTGCACGAGGTGAAGCTCAACATCTCGCCGGGGTCGTCGTGCCATTGCTCGGAGCCCGGATGGTTCAGGGTGTGCTTCGCCAACATGAGCTTGGACACGCTGGACGTTGCACTGGCGAGGATGAGCCGCTTCATGGACAGGTGGAACAAGGCGACAACGCTGCTGCAAGAACAACACTACTAG